The following proteins are encoded in a genomic region of Rhizobium sp. CCGE531:
- a CDS encoding FUSC family protein has protein sequence MSLPSWRDWLFSVKAFIAAIMALFIALSLDLPRPYWAMAAVYVVANPLAGATSSKGLYRALGTLIGACASVVLVPLFVNAPELLSIVVALWTGTLLFISMLDRTSRSYVFMLAGYSLPLIALPTVGAPETVFDVALARSEEIIIGIVCASVVSAIVFPSSVGTVLGQRIGSWLDDAGTWADEILRGEGASPATPLKRQKLAADVSGLDLVISQLKYDAGSRDIVRHSRELRGRLLMLLPLFSSLADRLHALKTGGKPLPRELVAVLNNVADWLRQGGGGKADDTADALSGKIEELQRSDIDLGWDDLVRSSALDRLKEIVDLWQDCLTLRDQIISGQQIGTWRPAFRHRNVVGHIRHYDYGLLAFSAGAVVVGIAVACFFWIYSGWQDGAGFVTMAAVACSFFASLDRPAPFITSMFVWCAMSLVIACVYIFGILPSISGFEMLVLVFAPPFLVMGLLIPRPQTNMLAMLLAVNGATFIALQDRYTADFASFANSAVGALAGVGFALVWTLLTRPFGAELAAWRLVRAGWTDLAETAAGIRRADHERLSGRILDRLGQLVPRLAGIENRELKKVDGYADVRLGFNVLMLQKERGQLTPAAAASVSDVLIGVSDFYRSRLKAKRAIDPSDELRVSIDHGLEAVAQEKRHSGRASLDALVGLRRALFPHAEPPASWRPPVSDITQPHSIAAE, from the coding sequence ATGAGCCTTCCATCCTGGCGCGACTGGCTGTTTTCGGTCAAAGCCTTCATTGCGGCGATCATGGCGCTGTTCATCGCGCTGTCGCTGGACCTGCCGCGCCCCTATTGGGCGATGGCCGCCGTCTATGTGGTCGCCAATCCGCTTGCTGGCGCAACCAGCTCCAAGGGGCTCTATCGTGCTCTCGGCACGCTCATCGGCGCCTGCGCGTCGGTGGTCCTCGTTCCGCTCTTCGTCAATGCGCCGGAATTGCTCTCCATCGTCGTCGCGCTGTGGACCGGCACCTTGCTGTTCATCTCGATGCTCGACCGTACCTCGCGCAGCTATGTCTTTATGCTGGCCGGCTATTCGCTGCCGCTGATCGCGCTTCCGACCGTCGGCGCGCCAGAAACCGTATTCGATGTAGCTCTTGCCCGTTCCGAGGAGATCATTATCGGCATCGTCTGCGCGAGCGTCGTCAGCGCCATCGTCTTTCCGAGCAGCGTCGGCACGGTACTTGGCCAGCGCATCGGCTCTTGGCTGGATGATGCAGGTACCTGGGCGGATGAGATCCTGCGCGGCGAGGGCGCTTCTCCCGCGACGCCCCTGAAGCGCCAGAAGCTTGCCGCCGATGTTTCCGGCCTCGATCTTGTCATCAGCCAGCTCAAATATGATGCGGGCAGCCGCGATATCGTCAGGCATTCGCGTGAGCTGCGCGGCCGCCTGCTGATGTTGCTGCCGCTCTTCTCCTCTCTCGCCGATCGCCTGCACGCGCTGAAAACCGGCGGAAAGCCACTGCCGCGGGAGCTTGTTGCGGTTTTGAACAATGTCGCCGATTGGCTCAGGCAGGGCGGTGGCGGCAAGGCCGACGATACCGCCGATGCGCTGTCGGGAAAGATCGAGGAATTGCAGCGGAGCGACATCGACCTCGGCTGGGATGATCTCGTCCGGTCGAGCGCTCTCGATCGCCTGAAGGAAATCGTCGATCTCTGGCAGGACTGCCTGACGCTGCGCGATCAGATCATCTCCGGCCAGCAGATCGGCACATGGCGTCCGGCCTTCCGCCACCGCAATGTCGTCGGTCATATCAGGCACTATGATTATGGCCTGCTTGCCTTCTCCGCCGGCGCGGTTGTCGTCGGCATCGCCGTTGCCTGCTTTTTCTGGATCTATTCCGGATGGCAGGATGGCGCGGGCTTTGTCACCATGGCGGCGGTTGCCTGTTCGTTTTTCGCCTCGCTCGATCGGCCCGCACCCTTCATCACCTCGATGTTTGTCTGGTGCGCCATGAGCCTGGTCATCGCCTGCGTCTATATCTTCGGCATATTGCCTTCTATTTCCGGCTTCGAGATGTTGGTCCTGGTCTTCGCGCCGCCCTTCCTGGTGATGGGCTTGTTGATCCCACGGCCGCAGACCAACATGCTCGCCATGCTGCTGGCGGTGAACGGTGCCACCTTCATCGCGCTGCAGGATCGCTACACGGCCGATTTCGCCAGCTTCGCGAACAGCGCCGTTGGGGCTCTCGCGGGCGTGGGCTTCGCTTTGGTCTGGACCTTACTCACCCGTCCGTTCGGCGCCGAACTTGCCGCTTGGCGGCTGGTGAGAGCCGGCTGGACCGATCTTGCTGAAACAGCGGCCGGCATCCGCCGCGCCGACCACGAGCGCCTGTCCGGCCGCATTCTGGATCGTCTAGGCCAGCTCGTACCCCGCCTGGCGGGCATCGAGAATCGCGAACTGAAGAAGGTCGACGGCTACGCCGATGTCCGTCTCGGCTTCAACGTGCTGATGTTGCAGAAGGAGCGCGGGCAACTGACGCCGGCTGCCGCCGCATCCGTCAGCGACGTCCTGATCGGCGTATCGGATTTCTATCGCTCCAGGCTGAAGGCCAAGCGCGCCATTGATCCCTCTGATGAATTGCGCGTGTCGATCGATCATGGCCTCGAAGCGGTCGCGCAGGAAAAACGCCACTCTGGCCGGGCGAGCCTCGATGCGCTGGTCGGCCTTCGCCGGGCTCTCTTTCCCCATGCCGAGCCGCCGGCGAGCTGGCGACCACCCGTATCGGACATAACCCAACCTCATTCCATTGCCGCCGAGTAA
- a CDS encoding DUF1656 domain-containing protein: MPAEFDLYGVYIPRLLVLMLVTLFAVIILRRLLAWIGAYTLVWHRGLFDLALYVLLLGAVSSVSRWYFT, from the coding sequence ATGCCCGCAGAATTCGATCTTTATGGCGTCTATATCCCACGCCTTCTCGTTCTCATGCTCGTGACGCTGTTTGCCGTCATCATCCTACGGCGCCTGCTCGCATGGATCGGGGCTTACACTCTGGTCTGGCATCGCGGTCTCTTCGATCTCGCGCTTTACGTCCTGCTGCTCGGCGCCGTCTCCTCTGTCTCTCGTTGGTACTTCACATGA
- a CDS encoding HlyD family secretion protein, with protein sequence MNALKLIGRVAVTLIFVIAAVYVGRQLWGHYMDEPWTRDARLRADVVGIAPDVSGLVSDVLVKDNQIVKKGDVLFRVDRDRFAIAAEQADAALASSKAALDQARRENQRQARLGDAASLQQKEQAQTTEEQAEASLRQATANRELAQLNLDRSEIRATVNGTISNFGLRPGDYVSAGTAKVALIDTDSLRVEGYFEETKLPRIHVGDEVFIHLMGQAEKLTGHVESIAYGIEDRERTSGSLLANITPTFSWVRLAQRVPVRIALDKVPDGTKLIAGLTATVEVQEQGQAKIASAAE encoded by the coding sequence ATGAACGCGCTCAAACTCATCGGCCGTGTGGCCGTCACTCTCATCTTCGTCATTGCCGCCGTCTATGTCGGCCGGCAGCTCTGGGGCCACTACATGGACGAGCCATGGACGCGCGATGCACGCCTCAGGGCCGATGTCGTTGGCATCGCGCCTGACGTCTCCGGTCTCGTGAGCGATGTGCTCGTCAAGGACAACCAGATCGTCAAGAAAGGCGATGTTCTCTTCCGTGTCGATCGCGATCGCTTTGCCATCGCTGCCGAGCAGGCGGATGCCGCCCTTGCAAGCAGCAAGGCCGCTCTCGATCAAGCCCGCCGCGAGAACCAGCGGCAGGCGCGCCTCGGCGATGCTGCCTCCCTCCAGCAGAAGGAGCAGGCGCAGACCACCGAAGAGCAGGCGGAAGCTTCTCTCCGTCAGGCGACCGCCAATCGCGAACTCGCACAGCTGAACCTCGACCGTTCCGAGATCCGCGCCACCGTCAACGGTACGATCTCGAACTTCGGGCTGCGTCCAGGCGACTATGTTTCGGCCGGCACAGCCAAGGTAGCGCTCATCGACACCGATTCCCTGCGCGTCGAAGGCTATTTCGAGGAAACCAAGCTGCCGCGCATCCATGTCGGCGACGAGGTCTTCATCCACCTGATGGGACAGGCAGAGAAGCTGACCGGCCATGTCGAAAGCATCGCCTATGGCATCGAGGATCGCGAGCGCACCTCCGGCAGCCTGCTCGCCAATATCACGCCGACCTTCAGCTGGGTGCGTCTGGCGCAGCGGGTGCCGGTGCGCATCGCGCTCGACAAGGTGCCCGACGGCACGAAGCTGATTGCCGGCCTGACGGCGACCGTCGAGGTGCAGGAGCAAGGCCAGGCCAAAATCGCCAGCGCTGCGGAATGA